In one Culex quinquefasciatus strain JHB chromosome 2, VPISU_Cqui_1.0_pri_paternal, whole genome shotgun sequence genomic region, the following are encoded:
- the LOC6052943 gene encoding uncharacterized protein LOC6052943: protein MSQHQANHRKRRREESEREDGVVAPLRQAETIADRDEEEMEDDVEQMVVEAVERQTPVPRKKSTERVRAFRMPKKLKVHGAEEAEESKKTVPRKTSTERVREFRRRKNLEREADLGGTVGVGNAAAAVDLEPMPGRSTDPVRFYPSRDPILNLEPMPGGSRDPVRFFPRPDPVQIPARSRGGTSRADFGRNLETGTIATAGGKPDCVKADIAFHKKFTENKLGDYCNVCERIWFSNDLRPITSDGGRVLVEAGHFESVAGFKVCQTCNNSLRNGKVPTLSTSNGFTYPEKPANLPPLDPITERLIAPRLPFMQIRRLSHARGSYTIIGQIINVPVDVNEMVRMLPRQLEDDYAFNVCIKKQLIHKSNYLQGYVKKSVVKAWLRYLINTPLYKREGIVLDESLMEPDVPEGTDGEELIELDVSEVEDIPRDVPRIPQQNDQIALDVLETEAELFAGQQQTVFWNEDMSLNIAPGQNRMPTSIVYDQYAEELSFPGIYQGKMRSYRKGVRVTPYDKATSETRRRDRRGAKPTHILYMGVKIMRLRVHDGVSSSFRVQGTNNVTRAQLSDPQFMQSLIERNFAWLKSIPNSALYWQIREKDLFAMIRQLGKPTVFLTMSANETHWPELLKILYKLSDQENRIDLTEPMEQLTALQRAVLVSEDPVTCCLYFNKLIEVILLILGSKTHSPFGKYYVVDYFKRIEFQHRGSPHCHAVLWLANDPKEPASEHMPATLELINTITSIRFEDLPTQTATKQVHRCTFTCTKRGEKRCRFNIPYWPMKEQRVLLPLKADDSRRKELKKRAEEMRDVLATMVFDTIEDYLAHCECTYEYYLDVVRASLKQPTVFYKRSMDEKELRTNPFNAWIADKLRSNMDLQFIVDEKKLCHYLVEYVNKSNRGVSGLHRELILMQEQNPEMDYGEMLKKISLKMLGAVEMCAQEAAWFLLRLPMSEASKKVEFIPTAWPQDRTRSRKHFKTMDAEGVGDDSTDVWNKNIIEKYEEREGLEDVCLAEFVAWYSQERGKNSYKKRTQPRVLRWRGFGMSELTEYKRESVLLFLPFRNEVVDVLDQNKFLQLYDLHEEQLLAKRKEYDCELNMEQTVEEYLRTIANLEDGAENNAATEKHDELVRTVIMQPNNDDFELLPTRGLRSVIKQRTNVLSKEAYCEMMRATNAEQRALLLHVIHLMHCYEEHEPLQVFLTGPAGSGKTFVLRALMETINRYSQTHNSRDNAYVASASTGKAASAIGGTTLHHAYHITMSRQATKMNFETLQMYRNEMQHIKFHIIDEVSMVGAHTLNTAHIRLQDVYMIYDVAYGGVNVLVSGDLMQLPPVNARAVFKPPSNSICGAVVWQSLMFHELKQVMRQADKQFSDILTKIGNGLKLTADETKLIESRFFTKEDLSKEDTGGAVRLFHRNIDVTSYNNEALRNIDGLDCTADDTFVGYKTAEQLATARIKLYKMSLAETAGLQYTTKFCPGMPYMVTTNVNVEDGIVNGAIGDLMYVEEGVDDSEDRIMRLWIKFENAQIGIIARKEVEPMIRTRPDILQSDWTPIVKRSANIDLGNRIKCKRIQFPVTPANALTIHKSQGGTFDKIVYDYDKSQDQQMVYVGLSRVKSLQGLF, encoded by the exons ATGTCACAACACCAGGCGAATCATCGCAAGCGAAGGCGCGAGGAGAGTGAGCGGGAGGATGGAGTGGTGGCACCACTGAGGCAAGCCGAGACGATCGCTGATCGTGACGAGGAGGAGATGGAGGACGACGTGGAGCAGATGGTGGTGGAGGCAGTGGAGCGCCAAACGCCGGTGCCCCGGAAGAAGAGCACGGAGCGCGTCAGAGCTTTCCGAATGCCGAAAAAACTGAAAGTGCACGGTGCGGAGGAAGCAGAGGAGTCGAAAAAAACGGTTCCGCGGAAAACGAGCACTGAGCGCGTTCGAGAATTCCGAAGGCGGAAGAACCTGGAGAGGGAAGCGGATCTTGGAGGTACTGTTGGGGTTGGAAATGCTGCAGCAGCTGTGGATTTGGAACCAATGCCCGGCAGAAGCACTGACCCTGTGCGATTCTACCCAAGCCGTGACCCGATCTTAAACCTGGAACCGATGCCCGGCGGAAGTAGGGATCCTGTTCGATTTTTCCCACGTCCCGACCCGGTCCAGATTCCAGCGCGCTCAAGAGGGGGCACGTCCCGGGCCGATTTCGGGAGAAATCTTG AGACGGGTACGATTGCCACAGCTGGTGGCAAGCCAGATTGCGTGAAGGCCGACATTGCATTTCACAAAAAGTTCACCGAAAACAAACTGGGTGATTATTGCAATGTTTGTGAACGCATCTGGTTCAGCAATGACTTGAGGCCCATCACAAGCGATGGCGGGAGAGTGTTGGTCGAGGCAGGCCACTTTGAGTCAGTCGCGGGATTCAAGGTGTGCCAGACTTGCAACAACTCTCTGAGGAATGGAAAAGTACCCACTTTGTCCACATCAAACGGATTTACCTACCCGGAGAAGCCAGCGAACCTTCCACCACTGGATCCGATCACCGAGCGGTTGATTGCGCCAAGGCTGCCGTTCATGCAAATTCGTCGGCTCAGTCATGCGCGAG GAAGCTACACAATCATCGGGCAGATCATAAATGTCCCTGTTGATGTCAACGAGATGGTTCGGATGCTTCCGCGTCAATTGGAGGATGATTACGCCTTTaatgtttgcattaaaaagcaATTGATCCACAAGTCTAACTACCTGCAGGGATATGTCAAGAAGTCTGTCGTTAAAGCTTGGCTTCGCTATCTTATCAACACTCCGTTGTATAAGCGCGAAGGTATCGTTTTGGATGAAAGCCTCATGGAACCAGATGTACCAGAAGGTACTGACGGTGAGGAACTGATTGAGCTGGATGTATCGGAAGTCGAGGATATCCCAAGAGATGTCCCAAGAATTCCCcagcaaaatgaccaaattgcaCTTGACGTACTCGAAACTGAAGCGGAATTGTTCGCAGGACAGCAACAGACCGTCTTCTGGAACGAGGACATGAGTCTTAATATTGCTCCTGGTCAGAACAGAATGCCGACTTCCATCGTGTACGATCAGTATGCAGAAGAACTTTCTTTTCCCGGAATCTACCAAGGAAAAATGCGATCGTACAGGAAAGGGGTTCGCGTAACTCCTTACGATAAGGCTACCAGTGAAACTAGACGACGTGACCGGCGTGGAGCAAAGCCGACTCACATCCTGTACATGGGTGTTAAGATCATGCGTCTTCGGGTTCACGATGGAGTTTCGAGCTCCTTTAGGGTCCAAGGTACGAACAATGTGACCCGTGCTCAACTCAGTGACCCGCAGTTCATGCAGAGCCTTATCGAGAGGAACTTCGCGTGGCTGAAATCGATTCCGAACTCGGCATTGTACTGGCAGATACGGGAGAAAGATTTGTTCGCCATGATTCGACAGCTGGGAAAGCCGACGGTTTTCTTGACAATGAGTGCTAACGAGACTCACTGGCCCGAACTGCTGAAGATACTGTACAAGCTCTCGGATCAAGAGAACAGGATCGACTTGACAGAACCGATGGAGCAACTAACAGCACTTCAAAGAGCAGTATTGGTCAGTGAAGATCCAGTCACGTGCTGCCTCTATTTCAACAAGCTGATCGAAGTCATCCTCTTGATCTTGGGTTCGAAAACTCATAGTCCGTTCGGGAAGTACTACGTCGTCGATTACTTCAAACGGATTGAGTTCCAGCATCGCGGTAGTCCCCACTGCCATGCAGTGCTTTGGCTCGCCAACGATCCCAAGGAACCTGCTTCCGAGCACATGCCTGCTACTCTGGAACTGATCAACACCATCACTTCCATTAGATTCGAGGACCTTCCCACGCAGACGGCTACTAAGCAGGTTCATCGTTGCACGTTCACTTGCACAAAACGAGGGGAAAAGCGCTGTCGGTTCAATATACCGTACTGGCCCATGAAGGAACAACGGGTCCTGCTTCCTCTTAAGGCTGACGACAGTCGCCGCAAAGAGTTGAAGAAACGCGCTGAGGAAATGCGTGATGTCCTGGCAACAATGGTATTCGATACGATTGAGGACTATCTGGCCCACTGCGAGTGTACATACGAGTACTACCTGGATGTAGTTCGTGCATCGCTGAAACAGCCTACGGTCTTCTACAAGCGCTCGATGGATGAAAAGGAACTGCGAACGAATCCGTTCAACGCATGGATTGCGGACAAGCTGCGTTCGAACATGGATCTCCAGTTTATTGTTGACGAAAAGAAACTTTGCCACTACCTGGTAGAGTACGTCAACAAGTCCAATCGTGGTGTTAGTGGATTGCACCGAGAGCTGATCCTCATGCAAGAGCAGAACCCCGAAATGGACTACGGCGAGATGCTGAAGAAGATCAGCCTGAAGATGCTTGGAGCCGTGGAGATGTGCGCTCAGGAAGCAGCCTGGTTCCTACTGCGATTGCCGATGTCCGAGGCAAGTAAGAAAGTTGAGTTCATTCCAACTGCGTGGCCCCAAGACCGGACAAGAAGCAGGAAGCACTTCAAGACCATGGATGCAGAAGGAGTTGGCGATGACTCGACTGATGTGTGGAACAAGAACATCATCGAGAAGTACGAAGAGCGTGAAGGCCTGGAAGACGTCTGCTTGGCTGAGTTCGTAGCTTGGTATTCTCAGGAAAGAGGTAAAAACAGCTACAAGAAAAGGACACAGCCAAGGGTGCTGCGTTGGCGCGGATTCGGTATGAGCGAGCTTACTGAGTATAAGCGCGAATCTGTTCTCCTGTTTCTGCCATTTCGTAATGAGGTGGTGGATGTTCTCGACCAGAATAAGTTCCTCCAGTTGTACGATTTGCATGAGGAACAACTCTTGGCAAAGCGTAAGGAATACGACTGTGAGTTGAATATGGAGCAAACGGTCGAGGAGTATCTGCGCACTATTGCGAACTTGGAGGATGGAGCGGAGAACAACGCAGCAACCGAAAAGCACGACGAGCTGGTGCGGACAGTCATCATGCAGCCGAATAATGATGACTTTGAGCTGCTGCCCACAAGAGGTTTAAGATCTGTTATCAAGCAACGCACAAACGTGTTGTCGAAGGAGGCATATTGTGAGATGATGCGAGCTACGAATGCAGAGCAACGGGCATTGCTTCTGCACGTAATCCATCTGATGCATTGCTACGAAGAGCACGAGCCGCTGCAGGTTTTCTTGACCGGTCCGGCAGGAAGCGGCAAAACCTTCGTATTGCGTGCGCTTATGGAAACGATCAATCGGTACAGCCAAACTCACAACTCCCGCGACAACGCGTATGTAGCTTCAGCTTCGACTGGAAAAGCAGCCAGCGCAATTGGTGGAACCACCCTGCACCACGCTTACCACATCACCATGTCTCGCCAGGCAACGAAGATGAATTTCGAAACGCTCCAGATGTACAGGAACGAGATGCAGCATATCAAGTTCCACATCATCGATGAGGTCAGCATGGTTGGCGCCCACACCCTGAATACCGCACACATACGCCTCCAGGATGTTTACATGATCTATGATGTTGCATATGGCGGTGTGAATGTGTTGGTGAGTGGAGATTTGATGCAGTTGCCCCCAGTCAATGCTCGCGCCGTGTTCAAGCCTCCGTCGAACTCCATCTGTGGCGCTGTGGTGTGGCAGTCGTTGATGTTTCACGAGCTCAAACAGGTTATGCGTCAGGCGGATAAGCAGTTTTCAGACATTCTTACCAAGATTGGTAATGGGCTGAAACTGACCGCCGATGAAACCAAACTGATCGAGAGCCGTTTCTTCACAAAAGAGGATCTGAGCAAGGAGGACACTGGCGGGGCGGTACGACTGTTCCATCGGAACATTGACGTAACCAGCTACAACAACGAAGCGCTGAGAAACATTGACGGGCTAGATTGCACAGCAGACGACACCTTTGTGGGATACAAGACTGCAGAGCAACTGGCAACTGCTCGTATCAAACTCTACAAGATGAGTCTGGCTGAAACGGCAGGTTTGCAGTATACAACTAAGTTCTGTCCTGGAATGCCTTACATGGTCACCACAAATGTCAATGTGGAAGATGGCATAGTGAATGGTGCAATTGGGGACTTGATGTATGTCGAAGAGGGCGTTGATGACTCAGAGGATCGCATCATGAGACTTTGGATCAAATTTGAAAACGCGCAGATCGGGATCATTGCGAGGAAAGAGGTGGAGCCTATGATACGCACACGACCCGACATCTTGCAGTCAGATTGGACTCCAATCGTGAAGCGATCCGCAAACATCGATCTGGGTAACCGCATTAAATGCAAGCGCATACAGTTCCCGGTTACACCAGCTAATGCCCTTACCATACACAAATCTCAAGGTGGAACCTTTGATAAGATTGTGTACGACTATGATAAGTCCCAGGATCAGCAAATGGTGTACGTCGGTTTATCACGTGTGAAGTCGCTGCAGGGCCTCTTTTGA